TTGGCATGTTGAAAATGGTAGAAACAAATATTAATCTTCCTAACAAGTTAGAAGAAAGTAAAACATCTATAAAAATAGAAAGAAAACCATATGTCAGCGATTATGACAAAGAAAATAAAAGCAAGACTTTGATACAAGTAGAAACAAAGAAATAAACAGAAAAACACCCATTCTCTCTGCGGCAATGAATGGGTGTTTTAAAACATCATTTTAATTTTAAATATTACTTATTGCGATTAGACATTAAAATAGAGAGGATATCAGCAATTTTTCTTTTCAAGTTTCTCCTATCTATAACCATATCTATAGCTCCCTTCTGAAGAAGAAACTCAGACCTCTGGAATCCATCTGGTAATTTCTCACGAACAGTCTGCTCTATAACTCTCGGGCCTGCAAAACCTATTAATGCTTTTGGCTCTGCAATTACAACATCCCCCATAAAAGCAAAACTTGCTGAAACACCACCCATAGTAGGATCAGTTAATACACTAATAAATGGCAATTTAGAAGATGAAAGCAATGTCAACATAGCATTCGTTTTAGCCATCTGCATCAAAGAAAATAAACTTTCCTGCATACGAGCCCCGCCAGATGTTGATACACATACAAAAGGGATATTATTATTTATAGAATGTTGAACAGCATCTTTAAATCTCTCACCAACAACAGATCCCATGGACCCGCCCATAAAATCAAACTCAAAACAA
The genomic region above belongs to Candidatus Kinetoplastibacterium blastocrithidii (ex Strigomonas culicis) and contains:
- the accD gene encoding acetyl-CoA carboxylase, carboxyltransferase subunit beta; amino-acid sequence: MSWFGKLLPRINRSNDSGIRRVPEGLWVKCSSCESVLYSDDLVDSLQVCPKCDYHMRIRARTRVNYMLDIENRVEISSKIKSIDVLKFRDKKKYSDRLNDASKSTGESDALIVFSGFIFGIPIVLACFEFDFMGGSMGSVVGERFKDAVQHSINNNIPFVCVSTSGGARMQESLFSLMQMAKTNAMLTLLSSSKLPFISVLTDPTMGGVSASFAFMGDVVIAEPKALIGFAGPRVIEQTVREKLPDGFQRSEFLLQKGAIDMVIDRRNLKRKIADILSILMSNRNK